A single window of Streptomyces cathayae DNA harbors:
- a CDS encoding nitroreductase family deazaflavin-dependent oxidoreductase, with protein MPLEGEYEPSPTQWVREQVELYENSGGTQGTTLRDTGLPVVLLTSRGARSGKLRKSPLMRVEHEGRYAVVASLGGAPRHPVWYHNLKAHPQVELRDGPVRQDMTAREVTGAEKTDWWERAVAAFPPYAEYQEKTDREIPVFVLEAREE; from the coding sequence ATGCCTCTCGAGGGCGAGTACGAACCCAGTCCGACACAGTGGGTGCGCGAGCAGGTGGAGCTGTACGAGAACTCCGGCGGAACGCAGGGAACGACTCTGCGGGACACCGGCCTGCCCGTAGTCCTGCTGACCAGCCGGGGCGCCAGAAGCGGCAAGCTGCGCAAGTCCCCGCTGATGCGGGTCGAGCACGAGGGGCGCTATGCGGTGGTGGCCTCACTGGGCGGAGCGCCCAGGCACCCGGTCTGGTACCACAATCTCAAGGCCCATCCGCAGGTCGAACTCCGGGACGGACCGGTGCGGCAGGACATGACAGCTCGCGAGGTGACCGGGGCGGAGAAGACCGACTGGTGGGAGCGAGCCGTCGCGGCTTTCCCTCCCTACGCCGAGTACCAGGAGAAAACGGACCGGGAGATCCCCGTGTTCGTGCTGGAGGCGAGGGAGGAGTGA
- a CDS encoding NAD(P)-binding domain-containing protein codes for MTPTRTSGAGGHARCMWRTPGTLRPAAPPCGNSGRAATAEDAVRGKDVVILSVPFERIPDVTVPFPPPSPR; via the coding sequence ATGACGCCGACGCGCACATCCGGCGCCGGTGGACACGCGAGGTGCATGTGGCGAACTCCCGGGACCCTGAGACCGGCGGCGCCGCCGTGCGGGAATTCGGGGCGCGCGGCGACCGCGGAGGACGCCGTCCGGGGCAAGGACGTCGTCATCCTGTCCGTCCCCTTCGAGCGCATCCCGGACGTGACCGTCCCCTTTCCGCCACCGTCCCCGCGGTAG
- a CDS encoding polysaccharide deacetylase family protein: MNGRETPVHRRSALRSGAGALLAGVLTAGCTDNRGTAPASPVHDAPPPGARKAPGAVRPAQGPRRFPGRPVQIEYGPRDRARVALTFHGQGDPALAGTVLAEAERTGARLTVLAVGSWLDDHPAMARRILDGGHDLGNHTQNHLDISTMDETRAYAEIIGCAERLRRLTGSIGTWFRPSRTRYATPLVQRLAVRAGYPHLLSYDVDSLDFTSPGVTAVTRKVAGELRNGSVVSLHFGYPDTVAALPLLLTEISRRRLRAVTTTELLT; this comes from the coding sequence ATGAACGGTCGCGAGACACCGGTGCACCGCCGCAGCGCGCTGCGCTCGGGCGCCGGGGCGCTCCTGGCAGGCGTACTCACCGCAGGCTGTACGGACAACCGTGGTACCGCCCCTGCCTCCCCTGTCCACGATGCCCCGCCTCCTGGTGCGCGGAAAGCCCCGGGTGCCGTACGCCCCGCACAGGGGCCCCGCCGCTTCCCCGGCCGCCCGGTCCAGATCGAGTACGGCCCCCGTGACCGTGCCCGCGTCGCCCTCACCTTCCACGGCCAGGGCGACCCCGCCCTCGCCGGCACCGTCCTCGCCGAAGCCGAACGGACCGGAGCCCGGCTCACCGTCCTGGCCGTCGGCAGCTGGCTCGACGACCACCCCGCCATGGCCCGCCGGATCCTCGACGGTGGCCACGACCTCGGCAACCACACCCAGAACCACCTCGACATCTCCACGATGGACGAGACGCGGGCGTACGCCGAGATCATCGGCTGTGCCGAACGCCTGCGCCGCCTCACCGGCTCCATCGGCACCTGGTTCCGCCCGTCGCGCACCCGGTACGCCACCCCGCTCGTCCAGCGCCTCGCCGTCCGGGCCGGTTACCCGCACCTCCTCTCCTACGACGTGGACTCCCTCGACTTCACCTCTCCGGGCGTCACCGCCGTCACCCGCAAGGTCGCCGGCGAACTGCGTAACGGGTCCGTGGTCAGCCTGCACTTCGGCTACCCGGACACGGTTGCCGCACTGCCCCTCCTGCTCACCGAAATCAGCCGGCGCCGACTGCGCGCGGTGACGACCACGGAGTTGCTGACCTGA
- a CDS encoding N,N-dimethylformamidase beta subunit family domain-containing protein has translation MDGNTEHLEDEADSPGTALSRRRFLGAVAGAGACAAGTALSGCDAPAGGDPGASTGPSERSRHGDPDWRLRATGRPEDVVGYTDKSSVLPGEGFGLYVSTTSPVFRVSAYRVGWYGGAQARLVWRSETMDGRVQAASHLLSATRTVRAGWERTAEVRTEGWPEGAYLLRLDASSGHQRYVPLIVRSATARGRTLLIHAPATWQAYNLWGGYSLYEGDDGSYGMRALAVSFARPYDSDGAEKFLVHERAVVVLAERLGIPLAYTTGVDIHRDPAVLRGVVSAVTLGHDEYWTPQQRQSMTRARDAGTNLAFLGANTCFRRIRLEEGDRTVVCYKTDHRHDPLYPRHGALVTTDFRQAPEPDPESSLTGVLYEGYPVNAPYVVHNADHWLFAGTGVKRGDSFTHLVGVEYDRVTPGSLPDAPIEIVAHSPLVCNGRRSHSDSAYYTMPSGAGVFASGTMRWVEGLMAGTGENGRNHGMDARTGAFVTRTTENLLRAFAEGPAAGTRPAPRDNVREVYGSA, from the coding sequence ATGGACGGAAATACGGAGCACCTCGAAGACGAGGCCGACAGTCCCGGGACCGCGCTGAGTCGCAGACGTTTTCTGGGAGCCGTCGCCGGGGCAGGTGCCTGCGCCGCCGGTACGGCGCTGAGCGGCTGCGACGCACCGGCGGGCGGGGATCCCGGGGCTTCGACCGGGCCGTCCGAGCGTTCCCGGCATGGCGACCCCGACTGGCGTCTGCGCGCGACGGGCCGGCCCGAGGACGTCGTCGGCTACACCGACAAGTCGAGTGTCCTGCCGGGAGAAGGGTTCGGGCTGTACGTCTCGACCACCTCCCCCGTTTTCCGCGTTTCGGCGTACCGGGTCGGCTGGTACGGCGGTGCACAGGCCAGGCTGGTCTGGCGCTCCGAAACGATGGACGGCCGGGTCCAGGCTGCGTCGCACCTGCTCTCCGCCACGCGTACGGTGCGAGCCGGATGGGAGCGGACGGCCGAGGTGCGCACCGAGGGCTGGCCGGAGGGCGCCTACCTGCTGCGGCTGGACGCTTCGAGCGGCCACCAGCGGTACGTCCCTCTGATCGTCCGCTCGGCGACCGCCAGGGGGAGGACCCTGCTGATCCATGCGCCGGCGACCTGGCAGGCGTACAACCTGTGGGGCGGCTACAGCCTTTACGAGGGCGACGACGGGTCGTACGGAATGCGTGCCCTGGCCGTCTCCTTCGCCCGGCCCTACGACAGCGACGGAGCCGAGAAGTTCCTGGTGCACGAGCGGGCCGTGGTCGTCCTCGCGGAGCGGCTGGGCATACCGCTGGCGTACACCACCGGCGTCGACATCCACCGAGACCCGGCGGTGCTGCGGGGTGTCGTGTCCGCGGTCACGCTCGGCCACGACGAATACTGGACACCCCAGCAGCGGCAGTCCATGACCCGGGCCCGCGACGCCGGAACCAATCTGGCCTTCCTCGGCGCGAACACCTGCTTTCGACGGATCAGGCTCGAGGAAGGGGACCGCACCGTGGTCTGCTACAAGACCGACCACCGCCACGATCCCCTGTATCCCCGCCACGGCGCCCTGGTGACCACCGACTTCCGCCAGGCACCCGAGCCCGACCCGGAATCGTCCTTGACGGGAGTCCTCTACGAGGGCTATCCCGTGAACGCCCCCTATGTCGTCCACAACGCCGATCACTGGCTCTTCGCGGGCACCGGAGTCAAGCGGGGTGACTCCTTCACCCATCTCGTCGGCGTCGAATACGACCGTGTCACCCCGGGATCGCTTCCGGACGCGCCGATCGAGATCGTCGCCCACTCCCCGCTGGTCTGCAACGGGAGGAGAAGCCACTCCGATTCGGCGTACTACACGATGCCGAGCGGGGCCGGGGTCTTCGCGTCCGGGACGATGCGATGGGTCGAGGGCCTGATGGCCGGGACGGGGGAGAACGGCCGCAACCACGGCATGGACGCGCGCACCGGAGCCTTCGTGACCCGTACCACCGAGAACCTGCTCCGGGCCTTCGCGGAGGGACCGGCCGCCGGGACCAGGCCGGCACCCCGTGACAACGTGCGCGAGGTCTACGGCTCGGCCTGA
- a CDS encoding YncE family protein produces the protein MLPSPHTTATALLAGVLVAALAACAGDEGRPAQSRTEATALTEPGRADPPQGLPGMPPVLDPKDIYAADRAGKLAPAVKDFPSRVYVPNNGSHTVSVIDPSTYKVIETLPVGNQPQHVVPSWDMKTLWVNNNRGDSLTAIDPATGKTGRTVKVSDPYNLYFTPNGKYAVVMASMDRELVFRDPKTMERAKTVPVSCAGVNHADFTADGRYFIVSCEFSGELLKVDTEKMKVVGQQKLPMKGAMPQDVKLSPDGKTFYIADMMAHGMWVLDAEKFTAPKLLPTGKGCHGLYISRDSRRMYVTNRDEGSVSVFDFAADKLTEKWHLPDGGSPDMGGVSADGKVLWLSGRYDAEVYAIDTISGKQLARIPVGDGPHGLAVFPQPGRYSLGHTGVFR, from the coding sequence ATGCTTCCCTCCCCGCACACCACCGCCACCGCCCTGCTCGCGGGCGTGCTCGTCGCCGCACTGGCCGCCTGCGCCGGCGACGAAGGCCGACCCGCGCAGTCCCGCACCGAGGCCACGGCGCTGACCGAGCCCGGGCGGGCCGATCCCCCGCAGGGACTGCCCGGGATGCCACCCGTGCTCGACCCGAAGGACATCTACGCGGCCGACCGGGCGGGAAAGCTCGCACCGGCGGTCAAAGACTTCCCGTCCCGGGTGTACGTCCCCAACAACGGCTCCCACACGGTGTCGGTGATCGACCCGTCGACGTACAAGGTCATCGAGACCCTCCCCGTCGGCAACCAGCCGCAGCATGTCGTCCCGTCCTGGGACATGAAGACCCTTTGGGTCAACAACAACCGCGGAGACAGCCTCACTGCCATCGACCCGGCCACCGGGAAGACCGGCCGCACCGTAAAGGTCTCCGACCCGTACAACCTCTACTTCACCCCGAACGGCAAGTACGCCGTCGTCATGGCCTCGATGGACCGTGAACTGGTTTTCCGTGACCCGAAGACCATGGAGCGGGCCAAGACCGTCCCGGTGAGCTGCGCGGGTGTCAACCATGCCGACTTCACGGCGGACGGACGGTACTTCATCGTCTCCTGCGAGTTCTCCGGCGAACTCCTCAAGGTCGACACGGAGAAGATGAAGGTCGTAGGGCAGCAGAAGCTGCCGATGAAGGGTGCGATGCCACAGGACGTCAAGCTCTCGCCGGACGGCAAGACCTTCTACATCGCCGACATGATGGCGCACGGCATGTGGGTGCTCGACGCCGAGAAGTTCACCGCCCCGAAACTGCTGCCCACTGGCAAGGGCTGCCACGGGCTCTACATCAGCCGCGACTCCAGACGGATGTACGTCACCAACCGGGACGAGGGATCGGTCTCCGTCTTCGACTTCGCAGCCGACAAGCTGACCGAGAAGTGGCACCTGCCCGACGGTGGCAGCCCCGACATGGGCGGAGTGTCCGCGGACGGCAAGGTGCTGTGGCTGTCCGGGCGTTACGACGCCGAGGTGTACGCGATCGACACCATCAGCGGCAAGCAGTTGGCCAGGATCCCGGTCGGCGACGGACCTCACGGGCTGGCTGTCTTCCCGCAGCCCGGCCGTTACTCGCTCGGCCACACCGGCGTCTTCCGCTGA
- a CDS encoding fic family toxin-antitoxin system, toxin component, with the protein MDPYIDVPWVLQVAEAAGVNDPAPDDYGVPVSAVARHRAELFEQAVYDGPYAKAAALVHTLGRCRWLERSNLAVAAATGVMYLEAAGITVKPARADAVALKDLLLDPACTAGKIAALLRTWPTTT; encoded by the coding sequence ATGGATCCGTACATCGACGTTCCCTGGGTCCTGCAGGTCGCCGAGGCCGCCGGGGTCAACGATCCGGCCCCCGACGACTACGGCGTCCCGGTCTCGGCGGTCGCCCGCCACCGGGCCGAGCTGTTCGAGCAGGCCGTCTACGACGGCCCTTACGCCAAGGCCGCCGCTCTGGTGCACACGCTGGGCCGGTGCCGCTGGCTGGAGCGCTCCAACCTGGCCGTCGCCGCCGCCACCGGCGTCATGTACCTCGAGGCCGCCGGGATCACCGTCAAGCCCGCCCGCGCGGACGCCGTCGCCCTCAAGGACCTGCTCCTGGACCCGGCCTGCACCGCCGGGAAGATCGCTGCTCTGCTGCGGACCTGGCCCACCACCACCTGA
- a CDS encoding LLM class flavin-dependent oxidoreductase — translation MTVPLSILDLAQIGEGETAADSFQASVTMAQHAEEWGYRRIWYAEHHNMPTIASSATSVLIAHIAAHTRTIRLGAGGIMLPNHAPLPIAEQFGTLATLHPGRIDLGLGRAPGSDQQTMRALRRDPGSADTFPQDVLELQGYLAGESRIPGVDATPGKGTDVPLYILGSSLFGAKLAAVLGLPYSFASHFAPDALRDAVALYRREFQPSAQLDKPYVIAGVNVIAADTTEDAQEHLHATKRHRVTQMLGRGGRTFTPEEADMILETPAGQQVLHMFQYTAVGNPAEVRDYLDRFTELAQADELIIVSSAIDRKAWLRSLELLAEISGQASA, via the coding sequence GTGACTGTCCCGCTCTCCATTCTCGACCTGGCGCAGATCGGCGAGGGCGAAACCGCCGCTGACAGTTTCCAGGCCAGCGTGACCATGGCCCAGCACGCCGAGGAGTGGGGCTACCGGCGGATCTGGTACGCGGAACACCACAACATGCCGACCATCGCGTCCTCGGCGACCAGCGTGCTCATCGCGCACATCGCCGCGCATACGCGGACCATCCGCCTCGGCGCCGGCGGCATCATGCTGCCCAATCACGCACCGCTGCCGATCGCCGAACAGTTCGGAACCCTGGCGACGCTGCATCCCGGCCGCATCGACCTGGGCCTGGGCCGGGCGCCGGGCAGCGACCAGCAGACGATGCGTGCGCTGCGCCGAGACCCCGGGTCGGCGGACACCTTCCCGCAGGACGTGCTGGAGCTGCAGGGCTACCTGGCAGGTGAGTCCCGCATCCCAGGTGTCGACGCCACACCGGGCAAGGGCACCGACGTGCCGTTGTACATTCTCGGTTCGTCCCTGTTCGGTGCGAAGCTCGCCGCCGTACTCGGGCTTCCGTACTCCTTCGCCTCCCACTTCGCCCCGGACGCACTGCGGGACGCCGTCGCCCTCTACCGGCGCGAATTCCAGCCGTCGGCGCAACTGGACAAGCCGTACGTCATCGCCGGCGTCAACGTCATCGCGGCGGACACGACGGAAGACGCCCAGGAACATCTCCACGCCACGAAGCGCCACCGCGTGACCCAGATGCTCGGGCGAGGCGGCCGGACGTTCACGCCGGAGGAGGCGGACATGATCCTCGAGACCCCCGCCGGACAGCAGGTTCTGCACATGTTCCAGTACACCGCCGTCGGCAACCCCGCCGAGGTCAGGGATTACCTGGACCGCTTCACCGAGCTCGCCCAGGCGGACGAGCTGATCATCGTGTCCTCGGCCATCGACAGGAAGGCATGGCTGAGGTCGCTGGAGTTGCTGGCGGAAATCAGCGGACAGGCATCCGCCTGA
- a CDS encoding DUF6056 family protein: MVFDGPGTTDPEQSNKAGEPTRRQRTRPERPWAQHWAAVFSLVPLGLLAAAMWFGRWVRPSGDEWCFLPVVRDGGLTGMLEKFYVHDNGRVANALLVWAYARFGVPGHQWFALISGLVVVGVLWAVTLAAARRAGVTVPRGVPLLVASMVTVLFLFASPNTYKTFYWPAASVSHTLAPVLAGAAVIPLLRARSRTTKITALLVVFLTGVFIGTLSEQSSVCVLVLLSGVLLLGRWIVPGPRRSYVRLWCLVGTAGTVIGTLVLVTSPGSRNRRHGRDAGMASLLAPESLIGAAKGFVRILETLLTTWPYAGAVAVGILLGALATRAGSGTAPLVKHLLLTNAAILAFLLSGYLCTLAAYPVFGPAVATSTRLWNDFRFLYILLLLGIGVLLGHRLRRRTLHPVALVVAGTAVCGLVCVVSALSLHQLEHTMRMRAHQWDRQDQWLRTQAERGARELPYRPTPISKMTEPLDGGWPSRCVARYYHLDRITPARVFPWQ; the protein is encoded by the coding sequence ATGGTCTTCGACGGGCCCGGAACCACGGACCCCGAGCAGTCGAACAAGGCCGGTGAGCCCACCCGGAGACAACGCACCCGACCCGAACGACCGTGGGCGCAGCACTGGGCTGCGGTTTTCTCCCTGGTGCCTCTCGGGCTGCTCGCCGCGGCCATGTGGTTCGGGCGCTGGGTCCGGCCCAGTGGGGATGAGTGGTGCTTTTTGCCCGTGGTGCGCGACGGCGGTCTCACCGGCATGCTCGAAAAGTTCTACGTCCATGACAACGGGCGGGTCGCGAATGCCCTGCTGGTCTGGGCCTACGCGCGTTTCGGTGTTCCCGGACACCAGTGGTTCGCGCTGATCAGCGGCCTCGTGGTGGTGGGCGTCCTGTGGGCCGTGACCCTCGCGGCCGCGCGCCGGGCCGGCGTGACTGTGCCACGGGGGGTGCCGCTCCTGGTGGCGTCCATGGTGACGGTCCTCTTCCTCTTCGCGTCCCCCAACACCTACAAGACCTTCTATTGGCCGGCGGCCTCGGTCTCGCACACCCTGGCACCCGTGCTGGCCGGCGCGGCGGTGATCCCGTTGCTCCGAGCGCGATCACGCACGACGAAGATCACTGCGCTGCTCGTCGTCTTCCTGACCGGCGTCTTCATCGGCACCCTCTCGGAGCAGAGCTCCGTCTGCGTGCTGGTCCTCCTGAGCGGCGTGCTGCTCCTCGGCCGCTGGATCGTCCCCGGACCCCGGCGAAGCTACGTACGGCTCTGGTGTCTCGTGGGAACCGCGGGAACGGTGATCGGTACCTTGGTGCTCGTCACGTCTCCGGGGTCACGCAACCGACGGCATGGTCGCGATGCGGGGATGGCGTCCCTACTCGCTCCCGAATCCCTGATCGGGGCCGCCAAGGGCTTCGTCCGAATCCTCGAAACCCTCCTCACCACCTGGCCGTACGCGGGGGCGGTCGCGGTCGGCATCCTGCTGGGCGCGCTCGCCACGAGGGCGGGCAGCGGCACAGCCCCGTTGGTGAAACACCTCTTGCTGACGAACGCCGCCATCCTCGCGTTCCTGCTCTCCGGCTACCTCTGCACCCTCGCCGCCTATCCCGTCTTCGGCCCGGCAGTGGCGACCTCCACCCGGTTGTGGAACGACTTCCGGTTCCTCTACATCCTGCTGCTCCTCGGCATCGGCGTGCTCCTGGGGCACCGACTGCGACGACGTACCCTGCACCCCGTGGCTCTGGTGGTGGCCGGCACGGCCGTCTGCGGCCTGGTGTGCGTCGTGTCCGCTCTCTCCCTCCACCAGCTTGAACACACCATGCGGATGCGAGCACATCAATGGGACCGCCAGGACCAGTGGCTCCGCACCCAGGCGGAGCGTGGTGCCCGGGAACTGCCGTACCGGCCCACACCGATCAGCAAGATGACGGAGCCCTTGGACGGGGGCTGGCCCAGCCGCTGTGTGGCGAGGTACTACCACCTGGATCGCATCACCCCCGCACGGGTGTTCCCCTGGCAGTGA
- a CDS encoding amidase family protein: protein MPAQQPGPAVADVPLLVPPRHDSGGTTSAPRDDVPAPGEIDPSVWRVVGDPLVAAPTGGVLSGSRVAVKDLFAVAGHAIGAGNPAWLREAPIESAHAAAVQALLQAGADVTGIARTDELAYGLSGLNTHYGMPPNPAAPGRVPGGSSSGSASAVALGLADIGLGTDTAGSVRVPTSYCGLYSLRPSHGLVPDTGQIGLAPSFDTVSWITRTPQLLSRVSDVLLPRRPAQPIKRLLLATDLFDLVDPALRLPLHDAAHAWADRLAVPLQPRSSTCAAHLEEWAEALGVLQAVEMWQLHGSWLQAHREAVSPLVADAIAAGEGMPAEYLAWARDTVSQARSTLAELIPPGTALVQPAAPTAAPPPGPAVTGMALRTATVQLICAASVAGLPVLTLPGVQSPAGPVGLSLVATAGSDRALTAALADHTADSAALAPS, encoded by the coding sequence ATGCCTGCCCAGCAGCCGGGTCCTGCCGTTGCCGACGTGCCGCTCCTGGTCCCGCCACGCCACGACAGCGGTGGAACGACAAGCGCTCCCCGCGATGACGTCCCGGCTCCAGGGGAGATCGACCCATCGGTCTGGCGTGTTGTCGGTGATCCGCTGGTCGCGGCGCCCACGGGGGGCGTGTTGTCCGGCTCCCGGGTAGCGGTGAAGGACCTCTTCGCCGTCGCCGGCCATGCGATCGGGGCGGGAAATCCGGCATGGCTGCGCGAGGCGCCGATCGAGTCCGCCCACGCCGCGGCCGTCCAGGCCCTGCTGCAGGCAGGGGCGGACGTCACCGGTATCGCACGGACCGACGAGCTGGCCTACGGCCTGTCCGGGCTCAACACGCACTACGGGATGCCACCGAATCCCGCGGCGCCCGGGCGGGTCCCCGGAGGGTCCTCGAGCGGCTCGGCCAGCGCCGTCGCCCTGGGGCTGGCCGACATCGGTCTGGGCACCGACACGGCGGGCTCGGTGCGGGTGCCGACCTCCTACTGCGGGCTGTACAGCCTGCGGCCGTCACACGGTCTGGTCCCGGACACCGGCCAGATCGGTCTCGCACCCTCGTTCGACACCGTGAGCTGGATCACCCGAACACCGCAACTGCTCAGCCGGGTGTCCGACGTGCTCCTTCCGCGGCGACCCGCTCAGCCGATCAAACGGCTGCTCCTGGCCACGGACCTGTTCGACCTGGTGGACCCGGCACTGCGTCTGCCGCTGCACGACGCGGCCCACGCGTGGGCGGACCGGCTGGCCGTCCCGCTGCAGCCGAGGAGCAGCACCTGCGCCGCACATCTCGAGGAGTGGGCGGAGGCGCTGGGTGTCCTCCAGGCCGTGGAGATGTGGCAGCTGCACGGCAGCTGGCTGCAGGCGCACCGCGAGGCCGTCTCGCCCCTCGTCGCAGACGCCATCGCTGCGGGCGAGGGCATGCCGGCCGAATACCTCGCGTGGGCCCGGGACACCGTGAGCCAGGCACGGAGCACACTCGCCGAACTGATCCCGCCCGGAACCGCGCTCGTACAGCCGGCGGCCCCGACGGCGGCTCCCCCGCCCGGCCCGGCCGTCACCGGCATGGCACTGCGTACCGCGACCGTGCAGCTGATCTGCGCTGCAAGCGTGGCGGGCCTGCCGGTCCTGACCCTGCCCGGAGTGCAGAGCCCGGCCGGCCCCGTCGGGCTCAGTCTCGTCGCGACCGCCGGAAGCGATCGCGCCCTGACCGCCGCACTCGCCGATCACACCGCCGACTCCGCGGCTCTGGCACCGTCCTGA
- a CDS encoding glutathione S-transferase family protein: MSRDEGDGDNSAYGRKAFKRSRAHFADRITADGRDGWPVEAGRYRLVVSRACPWASRALVSRRLLGLEDALSLAVADPIQDHRSWRFTLDPDGRDPVLGIRYLSEAYDRRETDYPGGVSVPAIVEVAGGQLVTNDYQQITLDLATEWTALHRAGAPDLYPEKRRDEIDTVMAEVFDDVNNGVYRAGFATGQQEYEGACADVFRRLELLARRLAGQRYLVGDTITEADIRLFTTLVRFDAVYHGHFKCNRWKLTENRVLWAYVRDLYQTPGFGDTVDFDHIKRHYYQVHTGINPTGIVPLGPDLSGWSTPHHREELGGRPFGDGTPPGPARADEETAPRGRP, from the coding sequence ATGAGCCGCGACGAGGGGGACGGCGACAACAGCGCCTACGGCCGAAAGGCGTTCAAGCGGTCGAGGGCCCACTTCGCGGACCGGATCACCGCGGACGGCAGGGACGGGTGGCCGGTGGAGGCCGGGCGCTACCGGCTCGTCGTCAGCCGGGCCTGCCCGTGGGCGAGCCGGGCGCTGGTGTCCCGGCGGCTGCTCGGTCTGGAGGACGCTCTCTCCCTGGCCGTCGCCGACCCGATCCAGGACCACCGCAGCTGGCGCTTCACCCTGGACCCGGACGGCCGTGATCCGGTCCTCGGCATCCGGTACCTGAGCGAGGCGTACGACCGGCGGGAGACGGACTACCCGGGCGGGGTGAGTGTCCCCGCGATCGTGGAGGTGGCCGGCGGACAGCTGGTCACCAACGACTACCAGCAGATCACTCTCGACCTCGCCACCGAGTGGACGGCGCTGCACCGCGCGGGCGCGCCCGACCTGTATCCCGAGAAGCGGCGCGACGAGATCGACACGGTGATGGCGGAGGTGTTCGACGATGTGAACAACGGGGTGTACCGGGCGGGCTTCGCCACCGGTCAGCAGGAGTACGAGGGGGCGTGCGCGGACGTGTTCCGGCGGCTCGAACTCCTGGCACGGCGGCTGGCGGGGCAGCGGTACCTCGTCGGCGACACGATCACGGAGGCGGACATCCGGCTGTTCACCACGCTGGTGCGGTTCGACGCCGTCTATCACGGCCACTTCAAGTGCAACCGCTGGAAGCTGACGGAGAACCGGGTGCTGTGGGCGTACGTCCGCGATCTCTACCAGACGCCAGGCTTCGGCGACACCGTCGACTTCGACCACATCAAACGGCACTACTACCAGGTGCACACCGGCATCAACCCGACCGGCATCGTGCCCCTCGGCCCCGATCTGTCCGGCTGGTCGACCCCGCATCACCGCGAGGAGCTGGGCGGCCGGCCGTTCGGCGACGGGACGCCGCCCGGGCCGGCCCGCGCGGACGAGGAGACGGCCCCGCGGGGCCGCCCCTGA